The genomic window tggtaatgtgtattgAGGCAGGTTTAAcaaattatctcagagtaaaggattccctaggaaacagtgaccataatatggtggaatttagcattcagtttgagagtgagaaacctagatcagaaacaactgtgttaaacttaaataagggtaattacaaaggaatgaggacagggttggctgcagtggactgggaaaggagtttagcagaaaagacagttgatgaataaTGGCAGATGTTAAACAAAAtcgttcatgactctcaacaaagatatatcccagtgaggaagaaggattcaagaaaGGGGCTAAACCAGCCATGGTTAACCGAGGGAGTTAAGAACAGTATCAAATTGAGAGAGAAAacatgtggcaaagattagtaagccagaggattgggacagttttaaaaaccatcaaatgatgaccaaaaaaaataaagagggagaaaataaactaacagacagtaagagcttctttaaatatgtaaaaaggaagagaaagagcaaagtgaacataggccccttagagaatgaagctggggaaatactaatggggaaccaagaaatggcagaagagttaaaaaaaatactttgctTTAGCCTTTTGGAGAGTGGAATAGTTGATTCAGAGACTagagtcctgaatcttaatataGGAAAGAGGCGCAAGTTGGTTATGAGAGATTTGGAagcgttacttaaagggatgacggtggatagacaatgACAAACATTCGAAGAGCACAtggatgaactgcaacaattgtttgtttattcctgtctggtacaaaattaaaacaggaaaggtggccaaaccatggcttacaagggaaattagagatagtattagatgcaaggaagaggcatacaaattggtcagaaaaaacaacagacctgaggatcaggagcagtttagaattcagcaaaggaggaccaagggattgattaagaaggcgaaaatagagtacgagagtaagcttgcggggaacataaaaactgactgtaaaagtttctataggtatgtgaagagaaaaaaattggtgaagacaaaagtaggtctcttacagtcagaaacaggggaatttataatggggaacaaagaaatggctgaccaactaaatacatactttgattctgacttcacaaaggaggacactaataacatatcagaaatattggggaacacagggttcagtgagagggaggaactgaaagaaatcagtattagtagggaaatggtgttgggcaaattgatgggattgaaggccgataaatccccggggcctgataatctacatcccagagtacttaaggaagtggccctagaaatagtggatgcattggtggtcatcttccgagattctatagactctggaacagttcctttAGATTGGAGTGCAGCTAACGTAACCCCACTATTtcaaaagggaggtagagagaaaacagggaattatagaccagttagcctgacatcggtagtggggaaaattctagagtccattataaaaggtttaatagctgagcacttggaaaacagtggcagaatcggacagagtcagcatggatttgtgaaagggaaatcatgcttgacaaatctactggaatttttcaaggagttGAGTtcaactagtagagttgatgagggggagctagtggatgtggtttatttggactttcagaaggctttcaacaaagtcccacataagagattagtgtgtaaaattaaagtggatgggattgggggtagtgtattgagatggatagaaaactggttggcagacaggaaacaaagggtaggaataaatggttctttttccaaatggcagacagtgactagtggggtactgcagggatcagtgctgggaccccagctattcacaatatatattaatgatttagatgagggaactaaatgtaatatctccaaatttgcagatgacacaaagctgggtgggagggtgagctgtgaggtggatgcagagatgcttcagtgtgatttggacaagctgagtgagtgggcaaatgcatggcagatacagtataatgtagctaaatgtgagattatccactttagtagcaaaaacaggaaggcagataattatctgaattgctataaattgagagaagggaatgtgcaacgagacttgggtgtccttgtactccagtcgctgaaggtaagcatgcaggtgcagcaggtggtaaagaaggcaaatggtatgttggccttcataaccagaggattcgagtacaagagcagggatgtcttgctgcaattatacaggactttggtgagaccacacctggaatattgtgtgcagttttggtctccttatctgaggaaggatgtacttgctatacagGGAATGTagcaaaggtttacccaactgattcctgggatggcaggactgacatatgaggagagattgagtcgattaggattatattcgctggagttcagaagaatgagggggatctcatagaaacctataaaattctaacaggactagacagggtagatgcaggatgttcctgatggtgggggagtccagaaccaggggtcacagtctgaggatatggggtagaccatttaggattgagatgaggagagatttcttcacccagagagtggtgatcttgtggaattcgttaccacagaaagtggttgaggccaaaacattgtatgttttcaagaaggagctagatatagctcttggggtgaaagggatcaaagggtatggggagaaagcgagagcaggctattgagctggatgatcagccatgatcataatgaatggtggagcagcctcgaagggccgaatggcctactcctgctcctagtttctatgtttcagttAGAAGATagtaatagcattccaaaaatactaaataatcaaggggccaaaggaggtgggggagggcgaGAAAATAACTATTACTAGAGAGAAAGTGCTcgggaaactaatggggttaaaggccaaTAAGCCCCCTGGACCATATGGGTTgcgtcctaggatattaaaggaagtagctacagaaaaagtggatgcactggcagtaatcttccaagaatccttagattctggaaatgtcccagaggattggagaatggccaatgtaacacccttattcaaaaagggagggagacaaaaagcaggtaactctaggccagttagcttaacttctgtcattgggaaaatgttggagtctattataaaggatgttattgcagagcatttagaaatgcataatctaatcaagcagagtcagcgtggcttcatgaaggggaaatcatgcctgacaaatttattaggattctttgaggaggtaacaagcaggatagataaaggggaaccagtagatgtaatatatttggatttcaaataggtgtttgataaggtaccacatataaggctacttaataagataagagcccatggttttgggggtattatattagcatgaatagaggattggctaattaatagaagacagagaattgggataaagggggcattttcaagatggtaacctgtaactagtggagtgccacagggatcagtgctggggcctcaattatttacaatatatgttaatgacttaggtgaggtaagtgaatgtactatcactaagtttgcgggtgacacaaaaataggtgggaaggcaagtgatgaggatgacacaaggagtctacagagggatatagacaggttaagtgaatgggaaaaaacttggagatggaatataatgtgggaaaatgtgaggttatgcactttggcaggaagaatagaggagctgaatattatttaaacggagaaagactgcagaaagctgcagcacagagggatttgggggtccttaagcatgaattccaaaaagctaacatacacgttcaacaggtaatagggaagccaaatggaatgttggcctttatttcaaagggaatggagtataaaaatagggaagtcttgctaaaactatacaaggcactaattagaccacacctagaatactgtgaactgttttggtccccttatctaaggaaagatatactggcattggaggcagtccagagaaggttcactgggttgatcccggggatggagggattttcttatgaggagaggttgagtaggttgggtctgtactcactggagtttagaagaatgagaggcgaccttattgaaacatataagattcctagaggccttgacagggtagatgctgagaggttgtttccccttgtggaagagtctaggaccagagggcataatctcagagtaagggagcgctcatttaaagcagagataaggaggaatttcttctgtcagagggtgttcaatctgtggaattctttactgcagagggctgtagaggctgggtcattaagtatattcaaggctgaggtagacatttttaatcagtaagtgaatcaagggttatggggaaaagggaagaaagtggagttgaggattatcagatcagccatgacctcgttgaatggcagagcagactcaatgggctaaatggcctacttctgctcctacatctaatGGTCTTATAGAGAGCAAAGGTTATTTAAGACCATGGGATaaaatgagaaatttcttcactcagagagtagtgaatctttggaattctgtacaccagagggttgtggatgatcagtcattgagtattttcatggctgaaatcaatagatttttggtctcaggaaatcaagggatatggggagcgggtgggaaaatggagttaaagtcAAGGAtgagccatgatcgtactgaatgaaagagcagactagatgggccatatgctcctgctcctatttcttatgttcttaacccACTGAGATCTctatgctcatctaattctgacctcttgtgaaTCCCCGATTGTcactgctccaccactggtggccttgccttcagttgtcttggtcctaagttctggaattacctccctaaatctctccacttcTTTCAccttttaagacattccttaaaacctatctttttaGCCAAACACTTGCCCATCTAATATGGTCTTTTGCTACTCAGTGTCAAAGTTAGCTTTACAGcaatcctgtgaagcacctggggacactttattacattaaagacactaCAGAAATACTATTCTTGTTCAACCAATCCTGTCCCTGCCACTATAACCTTCCTTCAATCCCATCCCTGTTACTGTAACACTCAACCAATCCAGTCCCTGTCTGTAACCTTCACCCAATCCACTTTTATTACTTTCCAAAGATATACATTTGAGAAAATGTATGTGGCTAAATTGGGACGGGTTTAGTCGCATCAACAGTGAGGAATCATTGCTGTTTTATTTTACTAGTTAACACAGTGAACCTTCATTGAAATCGTATTGGATAGACACAAACAAATCTTATCTCCAGGTTTCTTTAGAACAAACAACTAATGGACAGATTTTACAAGAAGCCTATTTCGACAGAAAGTTATAAACTGAATAACTTGTTAATGTTTTTAATGAGTGTCCAGATCCTTTATTCAGCAGCTGTAACTGAGTATGTTCCTGCACTTTGCACATGTCTGCACTTTGATTTGAATACGTTTATCATTTATTTTTGTGATATCGTTGACTGCTATTCACTGATAGTGAGACTCCATCAATTAGTCGTCATTGCCATTGTCATTGGCAGGATATAGGATTGAGGACCCACAGGCACTGAGCACCACTCGGTCAGTCGCCTGTAGGATCTCCTGCAGCCGCTGGAGGGAGCCACTGAGTTGCTGCACTTTGGGCACACAGAATAAATTGATCAAGGGAATGTGAAGTTTACCATCAATTCTGCAAACTTTCAGTCTCTCGCTATTGTTTGGCTTAAAACAGGCTTTTGCAGGTTTGCCATCCTCAGTTTGCACAGATTTCTTTTCATTCTGGTTGCAATTCTCAGCTTCCTGCCCTTTATCATCACAATGACTGTTGATGAGACGCCTTCTGACACATTCTGCCGCGTAGATCACTTCATTAAGTACAATATCCTGTAAGATTTTCTTATCTTTCAGGCTTGGGTAAACAACTTCATATACCTTGGAAACAAAAGAAGGAAATTTATAAATGGGCACAGAATCTATAGCAGAATTATTCACAGTGTATTTCTATAAAGGCAGTTCTGAGGTTAAGAAAATTACTGTTTCTTCTGAACAGTTGGGTTAATGGAGGATTTCGGAAAGAGATCATGAATGAACAGTGGGAACAGTGTGTGGACTCTTCATTGATCTGAACCTCCCTGTTCTGGAATCCAGGTTGTTCTTGCTCGGGACTGATTAACAGAGCAAAgataaacagaatcacagaatcacacagtgcagaagaggcccttcggcccattatgtctgcaccaacacgtgagaaacacctgacctacctacctaatcccatttaccagcacttggtccatagccttgaatgttatgacttgccaagtgctcattcaggtactttttaaaggatgtgaggcaacccgcctccaccaccctcccaggcagtgcattccacaccgtcaccaccctctgggtaaaaaagattttcctcacatcatccctaaacctcctgctcctcaccttgaacttatgtcccctcatgaatagcccttcaactaaggggaacagctgctccctatccaccctgtccatgcccctcataatcttgtacatcttgatcaggtcgcccctcagtcttctctgctccaacaaaaacaacatcctggtgaatctcctctgcaccccctccagtgcaatcacatccttcctataatgtggtgaccagaactgtgcacagtactccagctgtggcctcaccaaggttctatacaactccaacatgacctccctacttttgtaatctatgcctcgattgataaaggcaagtgtcccatatgcctttttcaccaccccactaacatctccctccgtcttcagagatctatggacacacacgccaaggttcctttgttcctcagaacttcctagtgtcatgccgttcattgaatacttgcttgtcaaattactccttccaaagtgtatcacctcacacttttcagggttaaattacatctgccacttatctgcccatttgaccatcccgtccatatcttcctgtagcctaagacactcaacctcacttttAACCACCCAgataatctttgtgtcatctgcaaacttagtaatcctaccccccacatagtcatctatgtcgtttatataaatgacgattaataggggacccagcacagatccctgtggtacgccactggcttccagtcacttccAGTAACAGGTGATTGCCTTGTTAATCAATTCCACATTAATCATTGAACCAGCATCATATTATAAATAAAAATTCTATACAACAAATGATCTGTACAGCTGTCTGAAAGCAACTTTACATGAGGTAGAAAATTTGGAGACTGATTCTCaataatttgatttttttaatgaaAACACTCACCAATTTATATAATGTCTCTGAATTTTTAGCCTCCCTGTGAGTTGTTTTTGGAAACTCTCTCAGAAATATCGATATTTGTGTGCAGAATCCAAATTGCTCAGTCCCTGGGAGTCCTTTTCCTACACCAGTGAATTCCACTCTGTAACCATAATAACTTCCTATCTTCAAAGACCTGAAAGTGAAACAAAGTTTCAATTATACTGTGTAAAAGATCTCATTTCGGTTCAGAGTTTAATTTCCAACATTATAATAATTAATGTTTTATGATCCAAGCCTTCACCATAATCTTTATAATGTGCAAAATGCATTTGCGGGGGAGATTCATATCATACGCTGCTGTAAATCCTGTATTCCCTGCTCACTGTCACCTCCCACATGCACCCACTCCACCTCCGCTGTCCCCCATcaccactgcacctctcacacccacTGCTCACcagcccccactgccccccaacaCCAACTGCCCCCACACCCCATTTACCCCCATGCTCACTGCCTCCAGATACCCACTGCCCCCACAACCTCATCCCCAAACACCCTACACTCCAgctgcaccccccaccactcaTCGCTAACAGGCCTACCCACCAGCTACCACACACCtgcatccccccacacacccaatgcCCACCCCCAGGCCACATTTTACTACAATAACAGAGACTTGATAAAAGACGCAAGAGGAGAGAGACCAACGAGGATTGAAGAGGCCCAAGAGGGGCAAGACCAGTGACACTTGGAAAGAGGCGCTCGAGGAGAGAGAACAGCGAGACTTGAAGAGGTGTGAAAGGGGAGAGGCCAGTAAGACTTAGAAAGAGATACGAGAGGGGACAGGTTGCGAGAGTTGAAAAGAGGCTGGGTCAAGATTGTGGACCAGCCATATTCTGAAAAGAAATTCAAAGACTGAAGTCACAGGGAAACATAAAATGATTGGTTGTTTGTCTTTCAAAACTCATGTAACTTATTAGTAATGGTAAGTTTTTATGAATAAAGTTTTCTAGCAATAGTAAAGTTTATTGGGAGTAGTAGGGTTTAttaataataaattaattaagacAATAAAGATGGCAAGGCAGGCGATGTTTTGCAACTGCAGAATTTGGGATTCCTGAACACTAGTATGATTCAGGCCAAACACATCGGTAAACATAGAAACTagtagcaggaggaggccattcggcccctcgagcctgctccaccattcaatatgatcatggccatattcccgctttctttcCATACCCCtcgatgcccctaatatccaaaaaattatcaatttctttcttgaatatactcggtgacccggcctccacagcctcctgtggtagagaattccacaggttgatcaccctctgagtgaagaaatgtttcctcatctcagtcctaaatagcctgccccgtatcctgagactgtgacccctggttctagtctccccaaccaggggaaacatcctccctgcacccagtctgcctagccctgttagaattttatacgtttcaatcagattccctctcattcttctaaactctagtggcccagttgaaccaatctctcctcatacgacagtcctaccatccctggtatcagcctagtgaacctttgctgcactccctctatggcaagtatatcctttcttgggcAGGGAGactaaagctgcacacaatactccaggtgtggtctcaccaaggccttgtataactgcagtaagacatcctgaCTTCTGAACTCagatcctcttgcaatgaaggccaacataccatttgccttcctaattgcttgatggacctgcctgtttactttcattgactggtgtacaaggacacccagatccctttgtacatccacatttcccaaaatatcaccatttaaataatactctgtctttctctttttcacactgaagcgtaTAATTTCTCACTTATCCAAgtcatactgcatctgccatgtgtttgcccacacacacaactcacaaccccacccagttttctgtcatcagcagatttggaaatattgcatttggctccctcatccaagtcatttatgtatattgtgaatagctggggtccaagtactgatccctgctgtacaccactagtcaccacctgccacccggaaaaagacccatttactcccactctctgtttccggtccgtcaaccaattctcaatccatgccaggatattacccccaatcccatgcactttaattttgcccactagcctcttatgtgggaccttatctaaagccttcttgaaatccaaatatctattctattagttacatcctcaaagaattccattagatcagttaagcatgatttccctttcctaaaCGGATGCtggctttgtctaatcccgttaacgctttccaagtgttctgttaccatttATTTTATAATAGACGCtcgcattttccccactactgatgtaaggttaactggtctgtaattctctgttttatctccctccttttttaaatagtgaggttacatttgccaccctccaatctgtaggaactgctccagaattcatagaattttggaagatgaccaccaatgcatccaatatttccagggccacttcctgtAGTAAGTGCCGGCGGCTTGTGGAGCTTTAGCtcagagttattgagctggaggccaagctgcagacacaGCGATGCATCAGGGGGacagaaagttacctggacactttgttccagaagaccgTCACAGCCCTTAGgatagagtcttctgatttggtcaggaaCAATGACTGAAAATGAGGTgggtatggggacccagaagttagaagtcgAAGAGACTCAGCACttgtaattgtccaacaggttcaagcTTCTTATAGTCTGTATGGATGAAAGTGAGAACTTCAGGATGGATGAGTAAACTgacatggcaccatggtacaggaagtcatTCGAGAGAGGgaagttaataggaatgtagtggtggttggggacagtatagtcagagggatagacacagttctctgcagatGAGGTTGGTTGGAGAGGAACGtgcagtgggagggtgagaatccgattgtcatggtccacatgggtaccaatgacataggtaggatgaggaaagaggttctgcctaGGGACAATGAGcaactaggggctaaattaagaagcagaaccttaaaggcaataatctttggattattacctgagtaaCAAGGAATTGCCAGAGGGTAAATAAGAGTAGAGAGAcaaatatgtggctcaaagactggtgtgggaaaagtgggtttcgattcatggggcaaTAGCACCAGTACTGGGCAAAGTAGCAGTTGTACCTCTGGGACAGTCTTCACCTAAATCATGCTGAGACCAGCATTCTGGGGAGTTGCACAATTAGGGTGGTAGATAGGGCTTTACACTAAATAGTGGGGGAAGGGATCTTGTAAGAGGAGATGTAGTAAATCAAAAGGAAATCAAAAACAGGTAAATGAGCAAGGTAGCGGTTCAGGTAAAAATAATCAGAGTGTGGccagaagggacagagagtacaaggaTGCAACAGTAGATAAgaccagagattgcaaaaatggtaaaaaagacagagttaaatttttagaatttttaattcttctatggtaacaggggaggtgccagaggactggagaacagctaatgtggttccgctatttaagaaggtgttgtagggataagccagggaactacaggccagtgagtctcacgtcagtggtagggaaactattggataaaattctgaaggagagaatcaaaCTCCagttggagaggcaagatttgatcagggatagtcagcatggctttgtcagagggaggtc from Carcharodon carcharias isolate sCarCar2 chromosome 16, sCarCar2.pri, whole genome shotgun sequence includes these protein-coding regions:
- the henmt1 gene encoding small RNA 2'-O-methyltransferase isoform X1 produces the protein METITFTPPLYKQRYQLVFELVEKYKARKVADLGCAECTLLSRLKFCSCIEVLIGVDTDLELLKEKMYRLSPLPCEYLQPRASMLTVRLYHGSATVKDSRMLDCDFVSCIELIEHLDQPELERFPEVVFGYMNPAVVVITTPNADFNPLLPGIMQFRHWDHRFEWSRAEFQTWSLKIGSYYGYRVEFTGVGKGLPGTEQFGFCTQISIFLREFPKTTHREAKNSETLYKLVYEVVYPSLKDKKILQDIVLNEVIYAAECVRRRLINSHCDDKGQEAENCNQNEKKSVQTEDGKPAKACFKPNNSERLKVCRIDGKLHIPLINLFCVPKVQQLSGSLQRLQEILQATDRVVLSACGSSILYPANDNGNDD